The Phaeobacter sp. A36a-5a genome contains a region encoding:
- a CDS encoding DUF1674 domain-containing protein → MSDANKSKTQVAAQPLPPAAQRALAEAAERRKAAEAEAAKRPVELGGRDGPDPARYGDWEKKGIAIDF, encoded by the coding sequence ATGAGTGACGCTAATAAATCCAAGACCCAAGTAGCAGCCCAGCCGCTGCCCCCCGCCGCGCAGCGCGCGCTGGCCGAGGCTGCGGAGCGGCGCAAGGCTGCTGAGGCCGAAGCCGCCAAGCGCCCGGTTGAACTTGGCGGTCGGGACGGCCCCGATCCCGCGCGCTACGGCGACTGGGAAAAGAAGGGCATCGCCATCGATTTCTGA
- the rbfA gene encoding 30S ribosome-binding factor RbfA, translated as MAKNKLHEGTGPSQRQLRVGELIRRALSEIFARGDLHDPELNRLSITVGEVRTSPDLRIATAYVLPLGGKGQEETLKLMARNKGELRRIIGKKLALKFTPELRFQLDDTFDRMDDTRRMLSQDAVRRDTGE; from the coding sequence ATGGCTAAGAACAAACTCCACGAGGGCACCGGGCCCTCACAACGTCAGCTCCGCGTCGGCGAATTGATTCGCCGCGCCCTGTCCGAGATCTTTGCGCGCGGCGACCTGCATGATCCCGAACTGAACCGGCTGTCGATCACCGTCGGCGAGGTCCGCACCTCACCCGATCTTCGTATTGCGACCGCCTATGTGCTGCCACTGGGCGGCAAGGGGCAGGAGGAAACGCTCAAGCTGATGGCCCGCAACAAGGGTGAACTGCGCCGGATCATCGGCAAGAAGCTGGCGCTGAAGTTCACGCCGGAACTGCGGTTTCAGCTGGACGACACCTTTGACCGGATGGATGACACCCGCAGGATGCTGTCGCAGGACGCGGTGCGCCGCGACACGGGCGAGTGA
- a CDS encoding RsmB/NOP family class I SAM-dependent RNA methyltransferase, with protein sequence MSNASQARRRAIHLLDQVLGEGRLLSECYAAGALDKLPAEERARSQRLATDTLRNLERADRILQKHLKKSTPLTVHNALRIGTVELCQGGAAHGVVNDMVGIISGHRRHGKLKGLVNAVLRKVAEQGSAEWAKLRVPRLPKWLRSPLSQAWGAPAMLAIEAAHLAGAPLDLTAKPGADLSALDATRLPTGSYRIHGSVQVSGLPGFEAGDWWVQDAAAALPVQLLAAQPGESVLDLCAAPGGKTMQIAAAGATVTAVDQSAGRMARLSENLARTGLTATVVVGDALEQTGAYDAVLLDAPCSATGTIRRHPDLPHAKDGSSFGALIELQAQMLAHAWSLVKPGGRLIYCTCSLLPDEGECQVEDALEMFPDMSVGTRLQQLDGIAADWITEEGGLRLRPDYWPELGGMDGFYMAELRKAD encoded by the coding sequence ATGTCCAATGCAAGCCAAGCCCGCCGCCGTGCCATTCACCTGCTGGATCAGGTGCTGGGAGAGGGCAGGCTGTTGTCGGAATGCTACGCAGCGGGTGCGCTGGATAAACTGCCGGCAGAGGAACGCGCGCGCAGCCAGCGCCTGGCAACAGATACGTTGCGCAATCTCGAGCGTGCCGACCGCATCCTGCAGAAACACTTGAAAAAATCGACACCACTCACCGTGCACAACGCGCTGCGCATCGGCACGGTTGAGTTATGCCAGGGCGGCGCGGCGCATGGGGTGGTGAATGATATGGTGGGGATCATTTCTGGCCATCGTCGCCACGGAAAACTGAAGGGGCTGGTCAACGCGGTCTTGCGCAAGGTGGCAGAGCAGGGGTCGGCTGAATGGGCCAAGCTGCGGGTGCCACGCCTGCCGAAATGGCTGCGCAGCCCGCTGTCGCAGGCCTGGGGTGCTCCCGCGATGCTTGCGATCGAGGCTGCGCATCTGGCGGGCGCGCCGCTGGATCTGACCGCCAAACCGGGCGCCGACCTGTCTGCGCTGGACGCCACGAGGCTGCCGACAGGATCCTATCGCATCCACGGGTCCGTGCAGGTTTCTGGTCTGCCAGGGTTCGAGGCAGGCGACTGGTGGGTTCAGGATGCCGCCGCAGCGTTGCCGGTGCAGCTGCTGGCCGCCCAGCCCGGCGAATCGGTGCTTGATCTCTGCGCGGCGCCGGGTGGCAAGACCATGCAGATAGCCGCGGCTGGCGCCACGGTGACCGCCGTCGACCAATCCGCAGGCCGCATGGCACGGCTTTCGGAAAATCTCGCCCGGACCGGGCTGACCGCTACGGTGGTTGTCGGCGATGCCTTGGAGCAGACCGGTGCATATGATGCGGTACTGCTGGATGCACCTTGTTCGGCCACCGGTACGATCCGCCGCCATCCAGATCTGCCCCATGCCAAGGACGGCAGCAGCTTTGGTGCGCTGATTGAGTTGCAGGCACAGATGCTTGCCCATGCCTGGAGCCTCGTGAAACCCGGTGGACGGTTGATCTATTGCACCTGTTCGCTCCTGCCGGATGAGGGCGAATGCCAGGTAGAGGATGCCTTGGAAATGTTTCCCGACATGTCGGTTGGCACTCGACTGCAACAGCTGGACGGGATCGCCGCTGACTGGATCACCGAAGAAGGCGGCTTGCGCCTGCGCCCGGATTACTGGCCCGAGTTGGGCGGCATGGATGGGTTTTACATGGCGGAGCTGCGCAAGGCCGACTGA
- a CDS encoding DUF3035 domain-containing protein, giving the protein MRIPFGVIVLMGALAVSACGQKGLRDLRPSGTGPDEFMVLPAKPLEEPTSYKTLPQPTPGAANLTDRNPKGEAVAVLGGNAAALVPSDGVPASDGALVTAASRYGVDPDVRADLAARDAKKRKRENRTARFKLFPVDRYQDAYKREAIAPDVVSERFRRAGFETPSAPPAE; this is encoded by the coding sequence ATGCGGATCCCTTTTGGTGTGATTGTTCTGATGGGCGCGCTGGCCGTATCTGCCTGCGGGCAAAAAGGGCTGCGTGATCTGCGCCCCTCCGGAACCGGCCCGGATGAATTTATGGTCCTGCCTGCCAAACCGCTGGAAGAACCGACCAGCTACAAGACGCTGCCGCAGCCGACGCCGGGCGCGGCCAACCTTACCGACCGCAACCCCAAGGGCGAAGCCGTCGCCGTGCTCGGCGGAAATGCCGCAGCGCTGGTTCCCAGTGATGGTGTCCCCGCCAGCGATGGCGCCTTGGTCACTGCCGCCAGCCGCTATGGCGTCGATCCCGACGTCCGTGCGGATCTCGCCGCGCGCGATGCAAAGAAGCGCAAGCGTGAAAACCGCACGGCACGGTTCAAGCTGTTCCCTGTTGACCGCTACCAGGACGCCTACAAACGCGAGGCGATTGCGCCGGATGTGGTCAGCGAACGATTCCGCCGTGCCGGATTCGAGACCCCGTCGGCCCCGCCGGCAGAGTAA
- the truB gene encoding tRNA pseudouridine(55) synthase TruB, producing the protein MGRKRKGRDISGWLVVDKPAGLTSTAVVNKVRWAFDAKKAGHAGTLDPEATGVLAVALGEATKTVPYITDALKAYTFTVRLGQATNTDDAEGEVIASSDTRPSDEDIIAALPQFLGDIMQVPPKFSAVKVDGQRAYKLARDGEDIELAARPLWVEELILVDRPDADHVVLEMTCGKGGYVRSIARDLGAALGCHGHVKCLRRIWSGPFDAEDGISLETLDEMAKSPDLDGFLRPLEEGLADLPQLTCTPEGAAKLRNGNPGMVLASDVGYGEEAWASLDGLAVAVGHYKSGELHPSRVFVR; encoded by the coding sequence ATGGGACGCAAACGCAAAGGGCGCGATATTTCCGGCTGGCTGGTGGTCGACAAGCCCGCGGGGCTGACGTCCACTGCGGTTGTGAACAAGGTCCGCTGGGCCTTTGACGCCAAGAAGGCGGGCCATGCCGGCACGCTCGATCCCGAGGCGACCGGCGTCCTGGCGGTGGCCCTAGGTGAAGCGACCAAGACCGTGCCCTATATCACCGACGCACTTAAGGCATATACCTTTACCGTGCGGCTTGGTCAGGCGACCAATACCGATGATGCCGAAGGCGAGGTAATCGCCAGCAGCGACACCCGCCCGAGCGACGAAGATATCATTGCGGCCCTGCCGCAATTCCTAGGTGATATCATGCAGGTGCCGCCGAAGTTCTCAGCCGTGAAGGTGGACGGCCAGCGCGCCTACAAACTCGCCCGCGACGGCGAGGATATCGAGCTCGCAGCTCGCCCGCTCTGGGTGGAGGAGCTGATCCTGGTGGACCGGCCGGATGCGGACCATGTCGTGCTTGAGATGACCTGTGGCAAGGGCGGCTATGTCCGGTCGATCGCGCGGGATCTGGGCGCGGCACTTGGATGTCATGGCCATGTGAAATGTCTGCGCCGTATCTGGTCCGGGCCGTTTGATGCCGAGGATGGCATCAGCCTGGAAACTCTGGATGAGATGGCCAAATCCCCGGATCTGGATGGGTTTCTGCGCCCGCTGGAGGAAGGTCTCGCGGATCTGCCGCAGCTGACCTGTACTCCCGAAGGCGCGGCGAAACTGCGCAATGGCAATCCCGGAATGGTGCTTGCCTCTGATGTGGGATACGGGGAAGAGGCTTGGGCCTCGCTGGATGGGCTTGCGGTCGCAGTTGGTCATTACAAATCCGGCGAGCTACACCCCAGCCGTGTGTTCGTACGCTGA
- a CDS encoding heparinase II/III family protein: MSRYDRMARRGTRLLNRYYARRARRQPGATAFVSQPEPRTIGSFARGRQLVAGNLLFAGYLVESPTTGLWDVVAPDLAFDAERHGFAWLDDLAAVGDFRAREKAQLWVWGWIEAHGNGTGPGWSPDLTGRRVIRWINHALFLLAARDAKQSEAFFGALSRQTWFLSRRWQGASPGLPRFEALTGLIYAGLALKGHEDQVDPALKALAEECASQIDDQGGLPTRNPEELLEVFTLLTWAAAALQDVGRGVPPAQVAAIERIAPTLRTLRHADGGLARFHGGGRGLEGRLDHALAASHVTKRHADGLAMGYARLSGRRTSVIIDASVPPKGRASWNGHASTLAFELTSGRRPLIVNCGSGETFGVEWRRAGRATPSHSTLCIEGHSSARLSAPERGSGHELMTEVPDNVPLDVSDLEDGYRFQGGHNGYERHFGLTHARTLELAMDGRGLAGEDMLLALDTTNKRRFDKAMDAHSLSGIGFEIRLHLHPDVDAALDLGGAAVSMALKSGEIWVFRHDGTCELKLEPSVYLEKTRLKPRAAKQIVLSGRAMNYATRIRWTLSKAQETAVAVRDLNRDDPALTD; this comes from the coding sequence ATGTCCCGATACGATAGAATGGCGCGGCGCGGCACCCGCCTTTTGAACCGCTATTATGCAAGGCGCGCCCGTCGGCAGCCCGGTGCCACGGCCTTTGTGTCGCAGCCTGAGCCGCGCACCATTGGCAGTTTTGCCCGTGGGCGTCAGCTGGTGGCGGGCAATCTTCTGTTTGCAGGCTATCTCGTCGAATCGCCCACGACCGGTCTTTGGGATGTTGTGGCACCTGACCTCGCCTTTGATGCGGAACGCCACGGGTTTGCCTGGCTGGATGATCTGGCCGCTGTCGGTGATTTTCGCGCCCGCGAAAAAGCGCAGCTCTGGGTCTGGGGCTGGATCGAGGCTCACGGCAATGGCACCGGACCGGGCTGGTCGCCGGATCTGACCGGCCGCCGCGTGATCCGCTGGATCAATCATGCACTGTTTCTGCTAGCTGCGCGTGATGCAAAACAATCCGAGGCATTCTTTGGCGCTCTGTCCCGCCAGACGTGGTTCCTGTCGCGGCGCTGGCAGGGGGCCTCACCCGGATTGCCACGTTTTGAAGCGTTGACCGGGCTGATCTATGCCGGTCTGGCACTCAAGGGGCACGAAGATCAGGTCGATCCGGCCCTGAAAGCCCTCGCCGAGGAATGCGCCAGCCAGATCGACGATCAGGGCGGGCTGCCGACCCGTAACCCGGAGGAACTGCTGGAAGTCTTCACCCTGCTCACCTGGGCTGCCGCGGCGCTGCAGGATGTCGGACGCGGGGTTCCACCAGCACAGGTCGCAGCAATTGAACGGATTGCACCGACCCTGCGTACTTTGCGCCACGCCGATGGCGGACTGGCGCGCTTTCACGGCGGCGGGCGCGGGCTTGAGGGACGGCTCGATCATGCGCTGGCAGCGAGCCATGTCACCAAGCGCCATGCCGACGGGCTTGCAATGGGCTATGCCCGGCTCTCCGGGCGGCGCACCTCTGTCATCATTGACGCCTCTGTGCCGCCCAAGGGGCGCGCCTCATGGAACGGTCATGCCTCCACGCTGGCATTCGAACTGACCTCAGGCCGCCGCCCGCTGATCGTGAACTGCGGCTCTGGCGAAACCTTTGGCGTAGAATGGCGCCGTGCCGGGCGCGCCACGCCGTCGCATTCGACGCTGTGCATCGAGGGCCACTCAAGCGCCCGTCTCTCCGCTCCGGAACGGGGGAGTGGACATGAGCTGATGACAGAAGTCCCGGATAACGTGCCGCTCGATGTATCGGATCTGGAAGATGGCTATCGGTTCCAGGGTGGGCACAACGGATATGAGCGTCATTTCGGCCTGACCCACGCGCGCACATTGGAGCTCGCCATGGATGGCCGTGGCCTTGCGGGCGAGGACATGTTGCTGGCGCTGGACACGACGAACAAACGACGCTTTGACAAGGCGATGGATGCCCATTCCCTGAGCGGCATCGGCTTTGAGATCCGCCTGCATCTTCACCCCGACGTGGACGCAGCCCTTGACTTGGGGGGCGCAGCAGTATCCATGGCGCTCAAGAGCGGGGAGATCTGGGTGTTCCGTCATGATGGGACCTGCGAATTGAAGCTGGAGCCCAGCGTGTACCTGGAAAAGACCCGCTTGAAGCCGCGTGCGGCAAAACAGATCGTTCTCTCCGGGCGGGCAATGAATTATGCCACGCGCATCCGGTGGACGCTCAGTAAGGCGCAGGAGACTGCCGTTGCCGTGCGAGACCTGAACCGGGACGACCCCGCGTTAACCGACTGA
- a CDS encoding phosphodiester glycosidase family protein, whose product MGVALAFWAAPAAAVDCRDIAYDGNRYTICDVDVTKDELRLFLKNDAGEIYGHFSTIESELEAKGQTLPFATNAGMYHRDRSPVGLYQDGDAEEMRLVTTPGPGNFGLLPNGVLCIGETRTDVIETLTFAKTGPQCRYATQSGPMLVIEGALHPRFLPDSTSYFIRNGVGTSADGQRVVFAISRNAVTFHQFGSLFRDHLGLPSALYFDGNISRLHAPQINRSDAGFMMGPVVGVVADRTQPDATTN is encoded by the coding sequence ATGGGTGTGGCGCTGGCCTTTTGGGCAGCGCCTGCTGCGGCAGTGGACTGCCGCGACATCGCCTATGACGGCAACCGCTACACGATCTGCGACGTCGATGTGACGAAAGACGAACTACGCCTGTTTCTGAAGAATGATGCAGGCGAGATCTACGGGCATTTCTCTACAATCGAAAGCGAGCTGGAGGCCAAGGGGCAGACGCTGCCCTTTGCCACCAATGCAGGCATGTACCACCGCGATCGCTCGCCGGTTGGATTGTATCAGGACGGCGATGCCGAAGAGATGCGGCTGGTCACCACGCCCGGCCCCGGAAATTTTGGTCTGCTGCCAAATGGCGTGCTGTGCATCGGCGAAACCCGCACGGATGTGATCGAAACGCTGACCTTTGCCAAAACCGGCCCGCAATGCCGCTATGCCACGCAATCGGGCCCGATGCTGGTGATTGAAGGTGCGCTGCATCCGCGGTTTCTACCGGACTCGACCTCATATTTCATTCGCAATGGGGTCGGGACCAGTGCCGACGGGCAGCGGGTGGTTTTTGCGATTTCGCGTAACGCTGTCACCTTTCACCAGTTCGGCAGCCTGTTCCGAGACCACCTGGGCCTGCCGAGCGCGCTGTATTTCGACGGCAATATTTCACGGCTGCACGCGCCCCAGATCAACCGGAGTGATGCCGGCTTCATGATGGGGCCGGTGGTTGGCGTCGTGGCCGACAGGACGCAGCCGGACGCGACCACGAACTGA
- the purH gene encoding bifunctional phosphoribosylaminoimidazolecarboxamide formyltransferase/IMP cyclohydrolase, with the protein MTDLHPVRRALLSVSDKTGLIDLGKALAARGVELLSTGGTAKALREAGLTVKDVSEITGFPEMMDGRVKTLHPMVHGGLLALRDNDTHVAAMEEHGIGAIDLLVVNLYPFEETVAKGGDYDSCIENIDIGGPAMIRAASKNHLFVNVVVDVEDYEPLLAELDKNDGKTSYGFRQWLAQNAYARTAAYDAAVSNWMAGALKLEAPRRRAVAGQLAQTLRYGENPHQQAAFYLDGSARAGVATAQQVQGKELSYNNINDTDAAFELVSEFAPADGPAVAIIKHANPCGVARGATLKEAYQKAFDCDRTSAFGGIVALNQPLDGETALEIVQIFTEVVIAPGASEEAKAIFAAKKNLRLLLTDGLPNPQDTGLTTRQVSGGMLVQDKDVGHRAMDDLKVVTEKAPTEEQMQDLLFAWKVAKHVKSNAIVYVKSGQTVGVGAGQMSRLDSATIAGVKAQRMADALELPESLAKGSAVASDAFFPFADGLLEAAANGATCVIQPGGSMRDDEVIKAANDAGLAMVFTGMRHFRH; encoded by the coding sequence ATGACCGACCTTCACCCCGTACGCCGTGCGCTGCTTTCCGTATCCGACAAGACCGGGTTGATCGACCTGGGTAAGGCCCTGGCGGCACGTGGCGTTGAGCTGCTCTCAACCGGCGGGACGGCCAAGGCGCTGCGCGAGGCAGGCCTGACCGTGAAAGACGTGTCCGAGATCACCGGTTTTCCTGAGATGATGGATGGTCGGGTGAAGACGCTGCACCCGATGGTGCATGGCGGTCTGCTGGCGCTGCGGGACAACGACACGCATGTGGCTGCGATGGAGGAACATGGCATCGGTGCCATCGACCTTCTGGTGGTGAACCTCTATCCATTTGAGGAAACCGTGGCCAAGGGCGGCGACTACGACAGCTGCATCGAGAACATCGACATCGGCGGTCCGGCAATGATCCGCGCCGCCTCCAAGAACCACCTGTTCGTGAATGTTGTGGTGGATGTCGAAGATTACGAGCCACTGCTGGCAGAGCTGGACAAAAACGACGGCAAGACCTCCTATGGCTTCCGTCAGTGGCTTGCACAGAACGCCTATGCTCGCACAGCCGCATATGATGCGGCGGTGTCGAACTGGATGGCAGGCGCGCTGAAGCTTGAGGCACCCCGCCGCCGCGCCGTTGCAGGGCAATTGGCCCAGACCCTGCGCTATGGTGAGAACCCTCATCAGCAGGCGGCGTTTTACCTGGATGGCTCCGCCCGCGCAGGTGTCGCCACCGCACAGCAGGTGCAGGGCAAGGAACTGTCCTACAACAACATCAATGACACCGATGCCGCCTTTGAGCTGGTCAGCGAGTTTGCCCCCGCTGATGGCCCCGCCGTGGCTATCATCAAACACGCCAACCCCTGTGGAGTGGCCCGTGGCGCAACACTGAAAGAGGCCTATCAGAAAGCCTTCGACTGTGACCGGACCTCGGCCTTTGGCGGTATTGTCGCGCTGAACCAGCCGCTGGACGGCGAAACCGCTCTAGAGATCGTCCAGATCTTCACCGAAGTCGTCATCGCCCCCGGTGCCTCGGAAGAGGCAAAGGCGATTTTCGCCGCCAAGAAAAACCTGCGTCTGCTGCTGACCGATGGTCTGCCCAACCCGCAGGATACAGGTCTGACCACCCGTCAGGTCTCCGGCGGTATGCTGGTGCAGGACAAGGACGTCGGCCACCGCGCCATGGACGACCTGAAGGTGGTCACTGAAAAGGCCCCGACTGAAGAACAGATGCAGGATCTGCTCTTTGCCTGGAAGGTAGCGAAACATGTGAAATCCAACGCCATCGTCTATGTCAAATCTGGCCAGACTGTTGGTGTTGGTGCAGGTCAGATGAGCCGTCTGGACAGTGCCACCATCGCAGGCGTCAAGGCGCAGCGCATGGCTGACGCGCTGGAATTGCCCGAAAGCCTCGCCAAAGGATCAGCGGTGGCGTCTGATGCGTTCTTCCCCTTTGCCGACGGCCTGCTGGAAGCGGCAGCGAATGGCGCGACCTGCGTTATCCAGCCCGGTGGTTCCATGCGAGATGACGAGGTGATCAAGGCCGCCAATGACGCCGGTCTGGCGATGGTCTTCACCGGCATGCGCCATTTCCGCCACTAG
- a CDS encoding M16 family metallopeptidase encodes MIPPMKPVIRRIIRASALVAALVAMDLATLRSGNFVQTAQAQGADAPNDASDMVTSFVLDNGMQVVVIEDHRAPVVQHMVWYRAGSADEPVGQSGVAHFLEHLLFKATDTMEAGELSATVAANGGRDNAFTSYDYTAYFQRVAADRLGLMMQMESDRMVNIRLTEQDIETEREVILEERNQRTDSEPRALFREQLNAAQYLNHRYGQPIIGWRHEMEELDMADALSFYGTYYAPNNAILVVSGDVDPAEVRRLAEESYGKIPANPELPERLRSKEPQQTAARRIIFKDPRVAQPFVQRSYLAPERDSGAQERAAALYLLAELLGGGSTSYLTNALQFDQQVAVYTGVFYSDVSLDDTTFDFLIVPGADISLEDAEAALDATFARFLEEGVDEAQLERIKLQLRAAEVYARDNVDGIANRYGRALASGLTVEDVQAWPRILQSITADEIIAVAREVLRPEVSVTGWMMRDEEVSQ; translated from the coding sequence ATGATCCCCCCTATGAAACCCGTGATCCGCCGGATCATCAGGGCCAGCGCGCTTGTTGCAGCCCTCGTGGCCATGGATTTGGCGACTCTGAGGTCCGGCAACTTTGTTCAGACAGCGCAGGCACAGGGCGCCGATGCGCCGAACGATGCAAGCGACATGGTCACAAGCTTTGTGCTGGACAATGGCATGCAGGTGGTCGTGATCGAAGATCATCGCGCGCCCGTTGTTCAGCATATGGTCTGGTACCGCGCCGGTTCCGCCGACGAACCTGTGGGCCAATCCGGCGTGGCGCATTTCCTCGAACACCTGCTGTTCAAGGCCACCGATACGATGGAGGCCGGAGAGCTGTCAGCCACGGTTGCGGCCAATGGCGGGCGGGACAATGCTTTCACCAGCTATGATTATACCGCCTATTTCCAGCGTGTCGCAGCGGATCGCCTGGGGCTGATGATGCAGATGGAAAGCGACCGCATGGTCAATATCCGCCTGACCGAACAGGATATCGAAACCGAACGCGAAGTCATTCTGGAGGAACGCAATCAGCGCACCGACAGCGAGCCGCGCGCGTTGTTTCGTGAGCAGTTGAATGCGGCGCAGTATCTCAACCATCGCTACGGGCAGCCGATCATTGGCTGGCGCCATGAGATGGAAGAGCTGGACATGGCAGATGCGCTGTCCTTTTACGGGACATACTACGCCCCCAATAATGCGATTCTGGTGGTCTCCGGTGATGTCGATCCCGCAGAGGTGCGTCGCCTTGCCGAGGAGAGCTATGGCAAGATCCCGGCCAACCCGGAGCTGCCCGAACGGCTCCGCAGCAAGGAGCCTCAGCAGACCGCTGCCCGGCGTATTATCTTCAAGGATCCGCGCGTGGCGCAGCCCTTTGTCCAGCGCTCCTATCTGGCGCCTGAACGTGACAGTGGTGCGCAGGAACGCGCAGCGGCGCTGTATCTTCTGGCCGAACTATTGGGCGGCGGCAGCACGTCGTATCTGACCAATGCGCTACAGTTCGACCAGCAGGTGGCAGTCTATACCGGGGTTTTCTATTCCGATGTCTCGCTGGACGACACCACCTTCGACTTTCTGATCGTGCCGGGCGCGGACATCAGCCTTGAGGATGCCGAGGCCGCGCTTGATGCGACCTTTGCCCGGTTCCTCGAAGAGGGCGTCGATGAGGCACAGCTGGAGCGGATCAAACTGCAACTGCGTGCCGCCGAAGTTTATGCCCGCGACAATGTCGACGGGATCGCAAACCGCTATGGTCGGGCGCTGGCCTCGGGACTGACGGTTGAGGATGTGCAGGCCTGGCCCCGCATCCTGCAATCCATCACGGCGGATGAAATCATCGCAGTTGCCCGCGAAGTGCTGCGACCGGAGGTCTCGGTGACCGGCTGGATGATGCGAGATGAAGAGGTAAGCCAATGA
- the dapB gene encoding 4-hydroxy-tetrahydrodipicolinate reductase yields the protein MADSSTDTPGIVITGASGRMGQMLIRTIMEHPGARLVGAVEREGHDWIGQDVGLAMGGAEIGVTVTDDALAAFARAQAVIDFTSPEATIAFAELAAQARAVHVIGTTGMSDAQIAQLEPASRHSVQMRAGNMSLGVNLLVQLTKKVAAALDEDFDIEVIEAHHHHKVDAPSGTALMLGEAAAEGRGVTLADVTDSGRDGITGARKRGDIGFSAIRGGDIVGEHDVLFAGQGERIVLRHLATDRAIFARGAIKAALWGQDKQPGQYDMLDVLGL from the coding sequence ATGGCAGATAGCAGCACGGACACACCCGGCATCGTGATCACCGGTGCCTCTGGTCGGATGGGCCAGATGCTGATCCGCACCATCATGGAGCACCCTGGCGCGCGTCTCGTTGGCGCGGTTGAGCGTGAGGGGCATGACTGGATCGGCCAGGACGTGGGCCTTGCCATGGGCGGGGCCGAGATCGGCGTCACGGTGACGGATGATGCGCTCGCAGCTTTTGCCAGGGCGCAGGCGGTGATTGATTTCACCAGCCCCGAGGCGACGATTGCCTTTGCCGAACTGGCGGCGCAGGCCCGAGCGGTCCATGTCATTGGCACCACAGGGATGAGCGATGCGCAGATTGCGCAGTTGGAACCGGCCTCGCGTCACTCGGTGCAGATGCGCGCCGGCAATATGAGCCTCGGCGTAAACCTGCTGGTACAGCTCACCAAGAAAGTCGCTGCCGCGCTCGACGAGGATTTCGATATCGAAGTGATCGAGGCCCACCATCACCATAAGGTCGACGCGCCATCGGGTACGGCCCTTATGCTGGGGGAGGCCGCCGCCGAGGGGCGCGGTGTGACGCTGGCGGATGTGACCGACAGCGGGCGCGACGGCATCACCGGCGCGCGCAAGCGCGGCGACATCGGCTTCAGCGCGATCCGGGGTGGCGATATCGTTGGCGAACACGACGTGTTGTTTGCCGGTCAGGGCGAGCGCATTGTTCTGCGCCATCTGGCAACCGATCGCGCGATCTTCGCCCGCGGCGCCATCAAAGCTGCGCTTTGGGGGCAGGACAAACAGCCGGGCCAATATGACATGCTCGACGTTCTGGGTCTCTGA
- the lspA gene encoding signal peptidase II yields the protein MRAKVMIWAAVLALLADQISKYLVVRVMDVANRGGIDVLPPLLRFRYGENTGINFGLFGGGTDTTRWILIGLSLVICLVLVIWISRLPANARVMQLSAGLVIGGALGNVVDRLLYGYVLDFLNMSCCGIDNPFVFNVADIFIFAGAAGLILFDGRQKNPA from the coding sequence ATGCGAGCCAAAGTGATGATCTGGGCAGCGGTATTGGCGTTGCTTGCGGATCAGATCAGTAAATATCTGGTGGTTCGGGTCATGGATGTCGCCAATCGCGGCGGCATTGACGTGCTGCCGCCGCTGCTGCGGTTCCGCTATGGTGAAAATACGGGCATCAACTTCGGCCTGTTCGGCGGTGGCACTGACACCACACGCTGGATCCTGATCGGGCTGTCTCTGGTGATCTGCCTGGTGCTAGTGATCTGGATCTCGCGCCTGCCTGCCAATGCCCGCGTCATGCAACTGTCCGCCGGGCTGGTCATCGGCGGCGCGCTGGGCAATGTCGTCGACCGGCTGCTCTATGGCTATGTGCTCGATTTCCTCAATATGTCCTGCTGCGGCATCGACAATCCCTTTGTCTTCAATGTGGCGGACATCTTTATCTTTGCGGGAGCGGCCGGCTTGATCCTATTTGACGGGCGGCAGAAAAACCCTGCGTGA